Proteins encoded by one window of Glycine soja cultivar W05 chromosome 15, ASM419377v2, whole genome shotgun sequence:
- the LOC114386321 gene encoding uncharacterized protein LOC114386321 isoform X2 — MLLSFFHSFHVKQVISIGTMKQEPLASPTTSSLPQPTITTKNVIKIQNSLTPSRLRLPSKYREPPKTPPEVVNNGMVSTPLRRAKSVTPELKHNSRIKKGLVLNKAKPNEEVLGTTQRGREVEEAKVVSRFVRPHAVEQFSRPRSGVGDFAFKRDKEDPDGKSKKELMEKLEASESLIKNLQSEVLALKAELEKVKGLNVELESNNRKLTEDLAAAEAKVVSLSGNEKEPNGEHQSPKFKLIQKLIADKLERSIVKKESITNGGFVKASIPAQTAIPEVTTTRTGRKPTCNSCLPPPPPPMPPSIPSRPIAKANNTQRAPAFVKLFHTLKNQEGMKSTTGSGKQQRPVAVNVHSSIVGEIQNRSAHLLAIRADIETKGEFINDLIKKVVEAAYTDIEDVLNFVNWLDGELSSLADERAVLKHFNWPERKADAIREAAVEYRELKSLEQEISSFKDDPEIPCGASLRKMASLLDKSESSIQRLIKLRNSAMRSYQEYKIPTAWMLDSGIMTKIKQASMTLVKMYMKRVTMELGSARNSDRQSSQESLLLQGMHFAYRAHQFAGGLDAETLCAFEEIRQHVPAHLAGSRELLAGIASS; from the exons ATGCTTTTGAGCTTTTTCCATTCATTCCATGTCAAACAAGTGATTAG CATAGGAACCATGAAACAAGAGCCACTGGCATCACCAACGACATCGTCACTACCACaaccaacaataacaacaaaaaatgtgaTCAAGATTCAGAACAGTTTGACTCCATCACGGTTAAGACTTCCTTCCAAGTACAGAGAGCCTCCAAAGACTCCACCAGAGGTTGTCAACAATGGGATGGTGTCAACGCCATTGAGGAGAGCCAAGTCCGTAACTCCAGAGTTGAAGCACAATTCAAGGATCAAAAAGGGTCTTGTGCTGAACAAGGCCAAACCCAATGAAGAGGTTTTGGGAACAACGCAAAGGGGTAGGGAAGTTGAAGAGGCTAAGGTTGTTTCTCGTTTCGTTAGGCCTCATGCTGTGGAACAGTTTTCAAGGCCAAGAAGTGGAGTTGGAGATTTTGCTTTTAAGAGGGATAAGGAGGACCCTGATGGGAAGAGTAAGAAGGAATTGATGGAGAAGCTCGAGGCGAGTGAGAGTTTGATAAAGAATCTGCAGTCTGAAGTGCTGGCTCTGAAGGCTGAATTGGAGAAAGTTAAGGGCTTGAATGTGGAGCTTGAGTCTAACAACAGGAAACTCACTGAGGATCTTGCTGCTGCTGAAGCAAAGGTGGTGTCTTTGAGTGGCAATGAGAAG GAGCCAAATGGAGAACATCAGAGCCCCAAGTTTAAACTCATTCAGAAACTCATTGCTGACAAATTAGAAAGGTCCATAGTGAAAAAGGAATCCATTACTAATGGAGGCTTTGTTAAAGCATCAATTCCAGCACAAACTGCAATTCCTGAGGTCACAACTACGAGGACAGGAAGAAAACCTACATGCAACTCGTGCCTGCCACCACCTCCACCACCGATGCCACCATCAATCCCTTCTAGGCCTATAGCAAAAGCGAATAACACTCAAAGGGCCCCAGCATTTGTGAAATTATTTCACAcattaaagaatcaagaaggGATGAAAAGCACAACGGGGTCAGGTAAACAGCAGAGACCAGTAGCTGTCAATGTACACAGCAGCATTGTTGGAGAAATTCAAAACCGTTCTGCTCATCTTTTAGCA ATAAGGGCAGACATTGAAACTAAAGGAGAGTTTATTAATGACCTTATAAAAAAGGTGGTAGAAGCGGCCTACACAGATATCGAAGATGtcttaaattttgttaattggCTTGATGGTGAACTCTCATCATTG GCTGATGAGCGTGCAGTCTTGAAGCATTTTAATTGGCCCGAGAGGAAAGCTGATGCCATACGTGAAGCTGCAGTTGAGTATCGCGAACTTAAATCATTAGAGCAAGAGATTTCCTCCTTCAAGGATGACCCAGAAATTCCATGTGGAGCTTCCTTGAGAAAGATGGCTAGCCTATTAGACAA GTCTGAGAGCAGCATACAGAGGCTAATCAAGTTGCGAAATTCTGCAATGCGTTCATACCAAGAGTACAAAATTCCAACTGCTTGGATGCTTGATTCAGGAATCATGACCAAG ATAAAGCAGGCTTCTATGACTCTGGTCAAGATGTATATGAAAAGAGTGACAATGGAGCTTGGATCAGCTCGGAACTCAGACAGACAGTCTAGCCAAGAATCCCTTCTTCTCCAGGGCATGCATTTTGCATATAGAGCTCATCAG TTTGCTGGTGGTCTAGATGCAGAAACTTTGTGTGCTTTTGAAGAGATAAGGCAACATGTACCAGCACACTTGGCAGGTTCTCGGGAACTTTTGGCTGGCATAGCATCATCATGA
- the LOC114386321 gene encoding uncharacterized protein LOC114386321 isoform X3: MKQEPLASPTTSSLPQPTITTKNVIKIQNSLTPSRLRLPSKYREPPKTPPEVVNNGMVSTPLRRAKSVTPELKHNSRIKKGLVLNKAKPNEEVLGTTQRGREVEEAKVVSRFVRPHAVEQFSRPRSGVGDFAFKRDKEDPDGKSKKELMEKLEASESLIKNLQSEVLALKAELEKVKGLNVELESNNRKLTEDLAAAEAKVVSLSGNEKEPNGEHQSPKFKLIQKLIADKLERSIVKKESITNGGFVKASIPAQTAIPEVTTTRTGRKPTCNSCLPPPPPPMPPSIPSRPIAKANNTQRAPAFVKLFHTLKNQEGMKSTTGSGKQQRPVAVNVHSSIVGEIQNRSAHLLAIRADIETKGEFINDLIKKVVEAAYTDIEDVLNFVNWLDGELSSLADERAVLKHFNWPERKADAIREAAVEYRELKSLEQEISSFKDDPEIPCGASLRKMASLLDKSESSIQRLIKLRNSAMRSYQEYKIPTAWMLDSGIMTKIKQASMTLVKMYMKRVTMELGSARNSDRQSSQESLLLQGMHFAYRAHQFAGGLDAETLCAFEEIRQHVPAHLAGSRELLAGIASS; this comes from the exons ATGAAACAAGAGCCACTGGCATCACCAACGACATCGTCACTACCACaaccaacaataacaacaaaaaatgtgaTCAAGATTCAGAACAGTTTGACTCCATCACGGTTAAGACTTCCTTCCAAGTACAGAGAGCCTCCAAAGACTCCACCAGAGGTTGTCAACAATGGGATGGTGTCAACGCCATTGAGGAGAGCCAAGTCCGTAACTCCAGAGTTGAAGCACAATTCAAGGATCAAAAAGGGTCTTGTGCTGAACAAGGCCAAACCCAATGAAGAGGTTTTGGGAACAACGCAAAGGGGTAGGGAAGTTGAAGAGGCTAAGGTTGTTTCTCGTTTCGTTAGGCCTCATGCTGTGGAACAGTTTTCAAGGCCAAGAAGTGGAGTTGGAGATTTTGCTTTTAAGAGGGATAAGGAGGACCCTGATGGGAAGAGTAAGAAGGAATTGATGGAGAAGCTCGAGGCGAGTGAGAGTTTGATAAAGAATCTGCAGTCTGAAGTGCTGGCTCTGAAGGCTGAATTGGAGAAAGTTAAGGGCTTGAATGTGGAGCTTGAGTCTAACAACAGGAAACTCACTGAGGATCTTGCTGCTGCTGAAGCAAAGGTGGTGTCTTTGAGTGGCAATGAGAAG GAGCCAAATGGAGAACATCAGAGCCCCAAGTTTAAACTCATTCAGAAACTCATTGCTGACAAATTAGAAAGGTCCATAGTGAAAAAGGAATCCATTACTAATGGAGGCTTTGTTAAAGCATCAATTCCAGCACAAACTGCAATTCCTGAGGTCACAACTACGAGGACAGGAAGAAAACCTACATGCAACTCGTGCCTGCCACCACCTCCACCACCGATGCCACCATCAATCCCTTCTAGGCCTATAGCAAAAGCGAATAACACTCAAAGGGCCCCAGCATTTGTGAAATTATTTCACAcattaaagaatcaagaaggGATGAAAAGCACAACGGGGTCAGGTAAACAGCAGAGACCAGTAGCTGTCAATGTACACAGCAGCATTGTTGGAGAAATTCAAAACCGTTCTGCTCATCTTTTAGCA ATAAGGGCAGACATTGAAACTAAAGGAGAGTTTATTAATGACCTTATAAAAAAGGTGGTAGAAGCGGCCTACACAGATATCGAAGATGtcttaaattttgttaattggCTTGATGGTGAACTCTCATCATTG GCTGATGAGCGTGCAGTCTTGAAGCATTTTAATTGGCCCGAGAGGAAAGCTGATGCCATACGTGAAGCTGCAGTTGAGTATCGCGAACTTAAATCATTAGAGCAAGAGATTTCCTCCTTCAAGGATGACCCAGAAATTCCATGTGGAGCTTCCTTGAGAAAGATGGCTAGCCTATTAGACAA GTCTGAGAGCAGCATACAGAGGCTAATCAAGTTGCGAAATTCTGCAATGCGTTCATACCAAGAGTACAAAATTCCAACTGCTTGGATGCTTGATTCAGGAATCATGACCAAG ATAAAGCAGGCTTCTATGACTCTGGTCAAGATGTATATGAAAAGAGTGACAATGGAGCTTGGATCAGCTCGGAACTCAGACAGACAGTCTAGCCAAGAATCCCTTCTTCTCCAGGGCATGCATTTTGCATATAGAGCTCATCAG TTTGCTGGTGGTCTAGATGCAGAAACTTTGTGTGCTTTTGAAGAGATAAGGCAACATGTACCAGCACACTTGGCAGGTTCTCGGGAACTTTTGGCTGGCATAGCATCATCATGA
- the LOC114386321 gene encoding uncharacterized protein LOC114386321 isoform X1: protein MKHLAMIRGLANFHVSNNPHISASENILQIKFHLHSTSIGTMKQEPLASPTTSSLPQPTITTKNVIKIQNSLTPSRLRLPSKYREPPKTPPEVVNNGMVSTPLRRAKSVTPELKHNSRIKKGLVLNKAKPNEEVLGTTQRGREVEEAKVVSRFVRPHAVEQFSRPRSGVGDFAFKRDKEDPDGKSKKELMEKLEASESLIKNLQSEVLALKAELEKVKGLNVELESNNRKLTEDLAAAEAKVVSLSGNEKEPNGEHQSPKFKLIQKLIADKLERSIVKKESITNGGFVKASIPAQTAIPEVTTTRTGRKPTCNSCLPPPPPPMPPSIPSRPIAKANNTQRAPAFVKLFHTLKNQEGMKSTTGSGKQQRPVAVNVHSSIVGEIQNRSAHLLAIRADIETKGEFINDLIKKVVEAAYTDIEDVLNFVNWLDGELSSLADERAVLKHFNWPERKADAIREAAVEYRELKSLEQEISSFKDDPEIPCGASLRKMASLLDKSESSIQRLIKLRNSAMRSYQEYKIPTAWMLDSGIMTKIKQASMTLVKMYMKRVTMELGSARNSDRQSSQESLLLQGMHFAYRAHQFAGGLDAETLCAFEEIRQHVPAHLAGSRELLAGIASS from the exons ATGAAACATCTTGCAATGATACGAGGCTTGGCAAACTTTCATGTGAGTAATAATCCCCACATATCTGCTAGTGAAAACATCCTGCAAATCAAATTCCACTTACACTCAACCAG CATAGGAACCATGAAACAAGAGCCACTGGCATCACCAACGACATCGTCACTACCACaaccaacaataacaacaaaaaatgtgaTCAAGATTCAGAACAGTTTGACTCCATCACGGTTAAGACTTCCTTCCAAGTACAGAGAGCCTCCAAAGACTCCACCAGAGGTTGTCAACAATGGGATGGTGTCAACGCCATTGAGGAGAGCCAAGTCCGTAACTCCAGAGTTGAAGCACAATTCAAGGATCAAAAAGGGTCTTGTGCTGAACAAGGCCAAACCCAATGAAGAGGTTTTGGGAACAACGCAAAGGGGTAGGGAAGTTGAAGAGGCTAAGGTTGTTTCTCGTTTCGTTAGGCCTCATGCTGTGGAACAGTTTTCAAGGCCAAGAAGTGGAGTTGGAGATTTTGCTTTTAAGAGGGATAAGGAGGACCCTGATGGGAAGAGTAAGAAGGAATTGATGGAGAAGCTCGAGGCGAGTGAGAGTTTGATAAAGAATCTGCAGTCTGAAGTGCTGGCTCTGAAGGCTGAATTGGAGAAAGTTAAGGGCTTGAATGTGGAGCTTGAGTCTAACAACAGGAAACTCACTGAGGATCTTGCTGCTGCTGAAGCAAAGGTGGTGTCTTTGAGTGGCAATGAGAAG GAGCCAAATGGAGAACATCAGAGCCCCAAGTTTAAACTCATTCAGAAACTCATTGCTGACAAATTAGAAAGGTCCATAGTGAAAAAGGAATCCATTACTAATGGAGGCTTTGTTAAAGCATCAATTCCAGCACAAACTGCAATTCCTGAGGTCACAACTACGAGGACAGGAAGAAAACCTACATGCAACTCGTGCCTGCCACCACCTCCACCACCGATGCCACCATCAATCCCTTCTAGGCCTATAGCAAAAGCGAATAACACTCAAAGGGCCCCAGCATTTGTGAAATTATTTCACAcattaaagaatcaagaaggGATGAAAAGCACAACGGGGTCAGGTAAACAGCAGAGACCAGTAGCTGTCAATGTACACAGCAGCATTGTTGGAGAAATTCAAAACCGTTCTGCTCATCTTTTAGCA ATAAGGGCAGACATTGAAACTAAAGGAGAGTTTATTAATGACCTTATAAAAAAGGTGGTAGAAGCGGCCTACACAGATATCGAAGATGtcttaaattttgttaattggCTTGATGGTGAACTCTCATCATTG GCTGATGAGCGTGCAGTCTTGAAGCATTTTAATTGGCCCGAGAGGAAAGCTGATGCCATACGTGAAGCTGCAGTTGAGTATCGCGAACTTAAATCATTAGAGCAAGAGATTTCCTCCTTCAAGGATGACCCAGAAATTCCATGTGGAGCTTCCTTGAGAAAGATGGCTAGCCTATTAGACAA GTCTGAGAGCAGCATACAGAGGCTAATCAAGTTGCGAAATTCTGCAATGCGTTCATACCAAGAGTACAAAATTCCAACTGCTTGGATGCTTGATTCAGGAATCATGACCAAG ATAAAGCAGGCTTCTATGACTCTGGTCAAGATGTATATGAAAAGAGTGACAATGGAGCTTGGATCAGCTCGGAACTCAGACAGACAGTCTAGCCAAGAATCCCTTCTTCTCCAGGGCATGCATTTTGCATATAGAGCTCATCAG TTTGCTGGTGGTCTAGATGCAGAAACTTTGTGTGCTTTTGAAGAGATAAGGCAACATGTACCAGCACACTTGGCAGGTTCTCGGGAACTTTTGGCTGGCATAGCATCATCATGA